A portion of the Actomonas aquatica genome contains these proteins:
- a CDS encoding Gfo/Idh/MocA family oxidoreductase, whose translation MPRPTRRDFLRSGALASSLLWAGCQTRSGSGTTNATKAAATSANATSDRVRLALVGIGNRGQALIQAFNDTGLTTFVTAADVDLGGAHCVEPRQMLGDIPYYADFREMLAEQERNIDAVVIATPDFSHCPIAMLAMAAGKHVFVEKPLAQSFDEVDLLIEQAQRTGVVTQMGNQGHSGPNYFQFKAWSEAGIIKDITRIDAFMNSPRRWHGWTVDGFDHGRPTPDTIDWDLWHVGRPMHDFSERLHPGNWRSWFEYGDGAFGDWAPHILDTAHRFLDLGLPDTIEAVKRDGPNDYIFPQASTIRFGFPQRRGHPACDVFWYDGVDNQPALPPEETVGAERARNGKYLYSADGTVFRGGTHSATLRIIPAEKMREMAPRLPRFPQKNSDHFANFALACLGQEQARSPFSVSGPLSQVFILGCIAQRLGGTLKFDRQQRRFVDHPIANALLSAPPPRFGWAACYRV comes from the coding sequence ATGCCCCGTCCTACCCGTCGCGACTTCCTGCGCTCCGGCGCCCTTGCTTCCTCTTTACTTTGGGCCGGCTGCCAAACGCGCAGCGGCTCCGGCACCACGAACGCCACCAAGGCTGCAGCCACCTCCGCCAACGCCACCAGCGACCGCGTGCGGCTCGCCCTCGTCGGCATCGGCAACCGCGGCCAGGCCCTCATCCAAGCCTTCAACGACACCGGCCTCACCACCTTCGTAACCGCGGCCGATGTCGACCTCGGCGGCGCGCACTGCGTCGAGCCCCGCCAGATGCTCGGCGACATTCCCTACTACGCCGACTTCCGCGAGATGCTGGCCGAGCAGGAGCGCAACATCGACGCCGTCGTCATCGCCACGCCCGACTTTTCCCACTGCCCCATCGCCATGCTGGCCATGGCCGCCGGCAAACACGTTTTTGTCGAAAAGCCCCTCGCTCAATCCTTCGACGAGGTCGACCTGCTCATCGAGCAAGCGCAACGCACCGGCGTGGTCACCCAGATGGGCAACCAAGGCCACTCCGGGCCCAACTACTTCCAGTTCAAAGCCTGGAGCGAAGCGGGCATCATCAAGGACATCACCCGCATCGATGCCTTCATGAACTCGCCCCGTCGCTGGCACGGTTGGACGGTGGACGGCTTCGATCACGGCCGCCCGACCCCCGACACGATCGACTGGGACCTGTGGCACGTCGGCCGCCCCATGCACGACTTCAGCGAACGGCTCCACCCCGGCAATTGGCGCAGCTGGTTTGAATACGGCGACGGCGCCTTCGGCGACTGGGCTCCCCACATTTTGGATACGGCGCACCGCTTCCTCGACCTCGGTCTGCCCGACACCATCGAGGCCGTGAAACGCGACGGCCCCAACGACTACATCTTCCCGCAGGCGAGCACGATCCGCTTTGGCTTTCCGCAGCGTCGCGGCCACCCCGCCTGCGACGTGTTCTGGTATGACGGCGTGGACAACCAACCCGCGCTGCCGCCCGAGGAAACCGTCGGCGCCGAACGCGCCCGCAACGGCAAATACCTCTACTCCGCCGACGGCACCGTCTTTCGCGGCGGCACACACAGCGCGACCCTGCGCATCATTCCCGCGGAGAAGATGCGCGAGATGGCCCCGCGCCTGCCGCGCTTCCCGCAGAAGAACAGCGACCACTTCGCCAACTTCGCCCTCGCCTGCCTGGGGCAAGAGCAGGCGCGCTCGCCCTTCAGTGTCTCGGGTCCGCTGTCGCAGGTGTTCATTCTCGGCTGCATCGCCCAGCGACTCGGCGGCACCTTGAAGTTCGACCGCCAACAACGCCGCTTCGTCGATCACCCCATCGCCAACGCGTTGCTCAGCGCCCCGCCCCCGCGCTTCGGCTGGGCGGCATGTTACCGGGTGTAG
- a CDS encoding NUDIX hydrolase, which produces MLHPWETLSSRIIHQDRWIHLRADSCRRHDGLVIEPFYVLEMSDFVHVLPVLEDGRLLLVRQWRHGGNTFSLELPGGMLDAGETPEQGARRELLEECGAEGSDWSLVHRFFPNPARQNNLFHAFLARGVRRISDQQLDGNEEIEIHAHTVAEVDAAIASGEFNQGNHIAAYLLARPQLVGETAKG; this is translated from the coding sequence ATGTTGCACCCTTGGGAAACCCTTAGCTCCCGCATCATTCATCAGGATCGTTGGATTCACCTGCGCGCCGATTCCTGTCGCCGCCACGACGGCCTCGTGATCGAGCCGTTCTACGTGCTGGAGATGTCAGACTTCGTGCATGTGCTGCCGGTGCTCGAAGACGGTCGTCTGCTGCTGGTGCGCCAGTGGCGCCACGGCGGCAACACCTTCTCCCTCGAGCTTCCGGGCGGCATGCTCGACGCCGGCGAAACACCCGAGCAGGGCGCCCGTCGCGAGTTGTTGGAAGAGTGCGGCGCGGAGGGTTCCGACTGGAGCCTCGTCCACCGCTTCTTCCCCAACCCCGCCCGCCAGAACAACCTCTTCCACGCCTTCCTCGCCCGCGGCGTGCGCCGCATCTCCGACCAACAACTCGACGGCAACGAGGAGATCGAAATCCACGCCCACACCGTGGCCGAAGTCGACGCCGCGATCGCCAGCGGTGAGTTCAACCAAGGCAACCACATCGCCGCCTACCTGCTCGCCCGCCCGCAGCTGGTCGGGGAGACCGCGAAAGGGTAA
- a CDS encoding glycoside hydrolase family 113 — protein MTVRLLPLLCLLGMCGAFDGAMVMAQPPESAPPNPDDTIRGVVISCQTWGREWGTDEMVEAMQEIKALGGNWVQIHPYGGIQRDGSISFGRLPEDPDEAPVWLARPIAEAQRLGLKICITPHLAPWRAGWSWRGDIRFEDDAAWERFFRDYEAWITRLARLCRDADGFVVGSELDQTIPGHEREWRRIIAAVRAETDAALSYAANWPDYQRVPFWDALDCISVSAYFPLVDHDRYPTPSELDRAWSRIREDLLDYGRRQGLRVVLMELGYDTGLNVAREPWRDGDRRAGGASLQALCLDRALTAIEQPDDDLLGAFLWKWFPGDSRGETFLKSDPHMREVIARHWLP, from the coding sequence ATGACCGTCCGCCTGCTGCCACTCCTCTGCCTGCTCGGCATGTGCGGCGCATTCGACGGTGCAATGGTCATGGCCCAGCCGCCGGAGTCGGCGCCACCAAATCCCGATGATACCATCCGCGGCGTCGTCATCTCCTGCCAGACTTGGGGCCGCGAGTGGGGCACCGACGAGATGGTTGAAGCCATGCAGGAAATCAAAGCCCTCGGCGGCAACTGGGTGCAGATCCATCCCTACGGCGGCATTCAGCGCGACGGCTCCATCTCGTTTGGACGCCTGCCCGAGGATCCCGACGAAGCGCCGGTCTGGCTTGCTCGCCCCATCGCCGAAGCCCAACGCCTCGGCCTGAAAATCTGCATCACGCCGCACCTCGCCCCGTGGCGCGCCGGCTGGAGTTGGCGCGGCGACATTCGTTTCGAAGACGACGCCGCATGGGAACGTTTCTTCCGCGACTACGAAGCCTGGATCACCCGCCTCGCCCGCCTCTGCCGCGACGCCGACGGCTTTGTGGTCGGCAGCGAACTCGACCAAACCATCCCGGGTCACGAACGCGAATGGCGCCGCATCATCGCCGCCGTGCGCGCCGAAACCGATGCCGCGCTCTCCTACGCCGCCAACTGGCCCGACTACCAACGCGTGCCCTTCTGGGACGCTCTCGATTGTATCTCGGTCTCGGCCTACTTCCCCTTGGTCGACCACGACCGTTACCCGACCCCCAGTGAACTCGATCGCGCGTGGAGCCGCATCCGCGAAGACCTGCTCGACTACGGTCGCCGCCAAGGTCTCCGGGTCGTGCTCATGGAGCTCGGCTACGACACCGGCCTCAACGTCGCCCGCGAACCCTGGCGAGACGGCGACCGCCGCGCCGGCGGCGCCTCCCTGCAGGCGCTCTGCCTCGACCGCGCTCTCACCGCCATCGAACAACCCGATGACGACCTGCTCGGCGCCTTTCTGTGGAAATGGTTTCCCGGCGACTCCCGCGGCGAGACCTTCCTCAAAAGCGACCCGCACATGCGCGAAGTGATCGCGCGGCACTGGTTGCCATAA
- a CDS encoding TerC family protein has protein sequence METLPLWAWGAFLIFIIAMLALDLGVFHRKSHTIHLREALTWCGVWFSLAMVFCVVVWTWLGPKHGMEWLTGYVVEIALSVDNVFVFIVIFTYFKVPAEYQHRVLFWGIVGAAVLRFVFIVAGVSLLARFHWLIYVFGAFLVYTGIKLALPQDDEFDPEQNFAVRLLRKVYPVSNHYHGRHFFTTEQGIRMATPLFVVLLVIETTDVAFALDSIPAVLAITDVPFIVFTSNIFAILGLRAIYFALNGVMGMFRFLNVGLAVILSFIGVKMLVSAFYHISVGISLGVIGGVLALAVGASLLFPAKKDEA, from the coding sequence ATGGAGACACTGCCACTTTGGGCCTGGGGCGCCTTTCTCATCTTCATCATCGCGATGCTCGCCCTCGATCTGGGCGTGTTTCACCGCAAGTCGCACACGATTCACCTGCGCGAAGCTCTCACCTGGTGCGGCGTGTGGTTCAGCCTGGCGATGGTGTTCTGCGTCGTCGTGTGGACATGGCTCGGCCCCAAACACGGCATGGAGTGGCTCACGGGCTACGTGGTGGAGATCGCGCTGAGCGTGGACAACGTCTTCGTGTTCATCGTCATCTTCACCTACTTCAAGGTGCCGGCGGAGTATCAGCATCGGGTGCTGTTCTGGGGCATCGTGGGCGCCGCGGTCCTGCGCTTCGTCTTCATCGTGGCCGGGGTGAGCCTGCTCGCCCGCTTTCACTGGCTGATCTACGTCTTCGGCGCGTTTCTGGTCTACACCGGCATCAAGCTCGCCCTGCCGCAGGATGACGAGTTTGACCCCGAGCAGAACTTTGCCGTGCGCCTGCTGCGCAAGGTTTACCCCGTCTCCAACCACTATCACGGCAGACACTTCTTCACCACCGAGCAGGGCATTCGTATGGCCACCCCGCTCTTTGTGGTGCTGCTGGTGATCGAGACCACCGACGTCGCCTTCGCCCTCGATTCGATCCCGGCGGTGCTGGCGATCACCGACGTGCCGTTCATCGTTTTTACGTCCAACATCTTCGCCATCCTCGGCCTGCGCGCCATCTACTTCGCGCTCAATGGCGTCATGGGCATGTTCCGCTTTCTCAACGTCGGCCTCGCGGTCATCCTGAGTTTCATCGGCGTCAAGATGTTGGTCTCCGCCTTTTATCACATCTCGGTCGGCATCTCGCTCGGGGTGATCGGCGGCGTGCTGGCCCTCGCCGTCGGCGCCTCCCTGCTCTTCCCCGCCAAGAAAGACGAGGCGTAG
- a CDS encoding SWIB/MDM2 domain-containing protein has translation MKPVTPDEALAAVVGSKPLPRTELTKKLWVYIKKNNLQDPKVKTKINADDKLKKVFDGKKSVSMFEMTKLVSGHVTK, from the coding sequence ATGAAACCGGTAACCCCCGACGAGGCCCTCGCTGCCGTAGTTGGGTCGAAGCCGCTCCCCCGGACCGAGCTCACCAAGAAGCTCTGGGTCTACATCAAGAAGAACAACCTGCAGGATCCCAAGGTGAAGACCAAGATCAACGCAGACGACAAGTTGAAGAAGGTCTTCGACGGCAAGAAGTCCGTCAGCATGTTCGAGATGACCAAGCTGGTCTCCGGTCACGTGACCAAATAA
- the pap gene encoding polyphosphate:AMP phosphotransferase, producing the protein MAKGNGDKAKLSKKDYDEQVAQLRADLVQLQVELQNAPFKVVLIPAGVDAAGRGDAINTLMGWLDPRGVETIAVSDPSDEERERPFMWRFWRDLPTRGRVGIFVGSWYTETLREEARSKKALADLDHELRRIRHFERLLAENGTLVIKVWFHLTKAQQGKRLKELLANEDTAWRVTEEQQRGHRIYDRLARTAEHILGETDRPGAHWDRIDASDARFRNLSFGLTLLRRFREHTSQLAKSPEKAPNKPKRIVALRPDGRERLLALPLDHKLSSKQYEEKREKWLGRLNKAIRRAKQAKRSVVFVFEGQDAAGKGGAIRRLTSAIDARDYRVIPVAKPTAEEKAHHYLWRFWQHIPRDGFTAIFDRSWYGRVLVERIEGFCHPHEWKRAFGEINDFEEQLVHHGSIVVKFWLQVSKEEQLLRFESRQNTPYKQHKINDEDWRNRAQWAAYETAVGDMLALTDTAYAPWNLVPANNKRYARFDVLRTACKQITAALDG; encoded by the coding sequence ATGGCGAAAGGCAACGGCGACAAAGCCAAGCTCTCCAAAAAAGACTACGACGAACAGGTCGCCCAGCTGCGGGCCGACCTCGTGCAGCTGCAGGTCGAGCTGCAGAACGCGCCGTTTAAAGTGGTGCTCATTCCCGCTGGCGTTGACGCCGCCGGCCGCGGCGACGCGATCAACACGCTCATGGGTTGGCTCGACCCGCGCGGCGTCGAAACCATCGCGGTGTCCGATCCGTCCGACGAGGAGCGCGAACGCCCCTTTATGTGGCGCTTCTGGCGCGACCTGCCCACCCGTGGCCGCGTCGGTATTTTTGTCGGTTCCTGGTATACCGAAACCCTGCGCGAAGAGGCGCGCTCCAAAAAGGCCCTCGCCGATCTCGATCACGAACTGCGCCGCATCCGTCACTTCGAACGCCTGCTGGCCGAAAACGGCACCCTCGTCATCAAGGTCTGGTTCCACCTCACCAAGGCCCAGCAGGGCAAACGCCTGAAGGAGCTGCTGGCCAACGAAGACACCGCCTGGCGCGTGACCGAAGAGCAGCAGCGCGGCCATCGCATTTACGACCGCCTCGCCCGCACCGCCGAACACATTCTCGGCGAGACCGACCGACCGGGCGCACACTGGGACCGCATCGACGCCTCCGACGCCCGCTTCCGCAACTTAAGTTTCGGCCTGACCCTGCTGCGCCGTTTTCGCGAGCACACCAGCCAGCTCGCCAAGAGTCCCGAGAAGGCGCCCAACAAACCGAAACGCATCGTGGCGCTGCGCCCTGATGGCCGCGAGCGCCTGCTCGCCCTGCCGCTCGACCACAAGCTCAGCTCGAAGCAATACGAGGAGAAGCGCGAGAAGTGGCTCGGTCGCCTCAACAAGGCGATCCGCCGCGCCAAACAGGCCAAACGCTCCGTCGTCTTTGTTTTCGAGGGACAGGACGCCGCCGGCAAAGGTGGCGCCATTCGCCGCCTCACCAGCGCCATCGACGCCCGCGATTATCGAGTCATTCCGGTGGCCAAACCGACCGCCGAAGAGAAGGCCCACCACTACCTTTGGCGTTTCTGGCAGCACATCCCGCGCGACGGGTTCACCGCCATTTTTGACCGTTCCTGGTATGGCCGGGTGCTGGTCGAACGCATCGAAGGTTTCTGCCACCCACACGAATGGAAACGGGCTTTTGGCGAGATCAACGACTTCGAGGAGCAACTGGTGCACCACGGATCGATCGTGGTGAAATTCTGGCTGCAGGTCTCCAAGGAGGAGCAGTTGCTCCGCTTCGAGTCCCGGCAAAACACCCCCTACAAGCAGCACAAGATCAACGACGAGGACTGGCGCAACCGCGCGCAGTGGGCGGCCTACGAAACTGCGGTCGGCGACATGCTCGCTCTGACCGACACCGCCTACGCCCCTTGGAATCTGGTGCCCGCCAACAACAAACGCTACGCCCGCTTCGACGTCCTGCGCACCGCCTGCAAGCAGATCACCGCGGCGTTGGACGGCTAG
- a CDS encoding DMT family transporter, whose translation MPVPDPALRRRAVFMLLLTSLYWGMSFPLMKAIGQLVEVEAPGASSWFYGAMMIMPRFLLAAMVVAVVIGPGLRSITRAEWHQGALLGGFSAGGMLLQADALQFTEASTVAFLTQFYAILIPLYVAVRTRENPGARVWLCAVLVLVGVGVLGRFDWRALRLGRGEAEVLLSSIFFGVQIFTLGRSEFAHNRPLPISFVMFAVQAVVFGAVVLVSAPDVAAIVAPLRSVPWWGLTLALTAFCTLGSFLIMNKWQPHISATEAGLLYCGEPVFGSFMTLFLPGLISAWAGLNYANESLTGHLLVGGGLILIANVLLQLRRSAA comes from the coding sequence ATGCCTGTCCCTGATCCTGCCCTGCGCCGCCGTGCGGTGTTTATGCTGCTGCTCACGTCCCTGTATTGGGGCATGAGTTTTCCACTCATGAAGGCGATCGGTCAACTGGTCGAGGTGGAGGCCCCGGGCGCGAGTTCGTGGTTTTATGGGGCGATGATGATCATGCCGCGCTTCCTGCTGGCGGCGATGGTGGTGGCGGTGGTGATCGGGCCCGGGCTGCGTTCAATCACGAGGGCGGAGTGGCATCAGGGGGCGTTGTTGGGTGGTTTTTCAGCGGGTGGCATGTTGCTGCAGGCGGATGCACTGCAGTTTACCGAGGCGTCGACGGTGGCGTTTCTCACCCAGTTTTATGCCATCCTTATTCCGCTGTATGTGGCGGTGCGCACGCGGGAAAATCCGGGCGCGAGGGTCTGGCTTTGCGCCGTGTTGGTGCTGGTCGGCGTGGGCGTCTTGGGGCGTTTCGATTGGCGGGCGCTGCGCCTGGGCCGCGGGGAGGCCGAGGTGTTGCTGAGCTCGATCTTTTTTGGCGTGCAGATCTTCACGCTCGGGCGCAGCGAGTTTGCGCACAATCGACCGCTGCCGATCAGCTTTGTGATGTTTGCGGTGCAGGCGGTGGTGTTTGGTGCGGTGGTGCTGGTGTCGGCACCGGACGTCGCGGCGATCGTGGCCCCGTTGCGCTCGGTGCCGTGGTGGGGTCTCACGCTGGCGCTCACCGCGTTCTGCACGCTGGGCTCTTTCCTGATCATGAACAAATGGCAGCCACACATCAGCGCGACGGAGGCGGGCTTGCTGTATTGTGGCGAGCCGGTCTTCGGCTCGTTCATGACGCTGTTTTTGCCCGGCCTGATTTCGGCGTGGGCGGGGTTAAACTATGCCAATGAATCGCTCACCGGACACCTGCTGGTGGGCGGCGGTCTGATCCTCATCGCCAACGTGCTGCTGCAGCTGCGGCGAAGCGCCGCCTAG
- a CDS encoding esterase/lipase family protein, with protein sequence MTRFAPGLAALLCLCTVNVPAASVSSAPPTSTAAVASPAGETVVLLHGLGLGAWAMKRTACALQREGYHVINLSYDSLRTPLSELCETWLPTQLEAHGVDLSDGAPPVHFVTHSMGGIMLRGWLKTHGVPEPLTRGRVVMYAPPNQGSSLVDRIGRWKLFQLSTGVNGRRLSTAPDSFPNQLGAWPEGPQLGILAGNRPINPLLAYWCGGPGDGKVRVAETKLEGMADHLVLPHSHTWIQYRKPAITQVVTFLRDGAFAR encoded by the coding sequence ATGACGCGCTTCGCCCCTGGGCTCGCGGCCCTGCTCTGCCTCTGCACCGTGAATGTTCCCGCCGCTTCCGTTTCTTCCGCTCCGCCGACCTCCACCGCGGCCGTGGCGTCACCCGCCGGAGAAACCGTCGTCCTGTTGCACGGCCTCGGGCTCGGCGCCTGGGCGATGAAACGCACCGCCTGCGCCCTCCAACGCGAGGGATACCACGTCATCAATTTGAGCTACGATTCGCTGCGCACCCCGCTGTCGGAGTTGTGCGAAACCTGGCTGCCAACCCAACTGGAAGCGCACGGAGTCGACCTCAGCGACGGCGCCCCGCCGGTGCATTTTGTGACCCACTCGATGGGCGGCATCATGCTGCGCGGCTGGCTCAAAACCCACGGCGTGCCCGAGCCACTCACCCGCGGCCGCGTGGTCATGTATGCCCCGCCCAACCAAGGCTCATCGCTCGTCGATCGCATCGGCCGCTGGAAACTCTTTCAGCTCAGCACCGGCGTGAACGGTCGCCGTCTCAGCACCGCGCCCGACTCCTTCCCCAACCAACTCGGCGCCTGGCCGGAGGGCCCGCAACTCGGCATCCTCGCCGGCAATCGTCCCATCAATCCCCTGCTGGCCTATTGGTGCGGCGGCCCGGGCGACGGCAAAGTGCGCGTCGCCGAGACGAAGTTGGAGGGCATGGCCGACCACCTCGTGCTGCCGCATTCCCACACCTGGATCCAATACCGCAAACCCGCCATCACCCAAGTCGTGACCTTCCTGCGCGACGGTGCCTTCGCACGGTAG
- a CDS encoding DMT family transporter, producing the protein MPTTATEHRRAVVLLVAAAVLWSSGGLLIKHVDWPPLAVAGGRGFFAALFLLGVRARRLHFTFSRPQLLGAFFYAGCTVAFCAATKLTTAANAILLQYTAPVWIALFGAWALGERTSRFDWTIVVVVLGGMALFLADGLTVSGNLGGDALGLLSGMFFGAMIIALRRQKDGSPLESIILGNALAFLCGLPWMLSAPLPSPSGWTALILLGVGQLGVSYLLYAYAIKHVTALQAVLIPVIEPLLNPLWVLLAIGEKPTPLSLLGGAIVLGAVTFRAAASLRPSRPTHIVAAS; encoded by the coding sequence GTGCCGACCACCGCCACCGAGCATCGTCGCGCCGTCGTGCTGCTGGTGGCAGCCGCGGTGCTGTGGAGCAGCGGCGGCTTGTTGATCAAACACGTGGACTGGCCGCCGCTGGCGGTCGCCGGCGGGCGTGGGTTCTTCGCCGCCCTCTTCCTGCTCGGCGTCCGCGCACGACGGCTGCACTTCACCTTTTCGCGCCCGCAGCTGCTGGGCGCGTTTTTTTATGCCGGCTGCACCGTCGCGTTCTGCGCCGCGACCAAACTCACCACCGCCGCCAACGCCATCCTGCTCCAATACACCGCGCCGGTGTGGATCGCGCTCTTCGGCGCCTGGGCGCTGGGTGAACGCACCAGTCGTTTCGATTGGACGATCGTGGTGGTCGTGCTCGGCGGCATGGCCCTGTTTCTGGCCGACGGCCTCACCGTGAGCGGCAATCTCGGCGGCGACGCCCTGGGGCTGTTGTCCGGAATGTTCTTCGGTGCCATGATCATCGCCCTGCGCCGCCAGAAGGACGGCTCGCCGCTGGAGTCGATCATCCTCGGTAATGCCCTGGCCTTCCTTTGCGGCTTGCCGTGGATGCTGTCGGCTCCCCTGCCCTCGCCCAGCGGTTGGACCGCTCTGATCCTGCTCGGAGTCGGCCAACTCGGCGTCTCGTATTTACTTTATGCCTACGCCATCAAACACGTCACCGCGCTGCAGGCCGTGTTGATCCCCGTGATCGAGCCCCTGCTCAACCCGCTCTGGGTGCTGCTGGCCATCGGCGAAAAACCCACGCCGCTGTCCCTGCTCGGCGGCGCGATCGTGCTCGGGGCGGTGACCTTCCGCGCCGCCGCGTCCTTGCGTCCGTCGCGGCCGACCCACATCGTCGCCGCCTCATGA
- a CDS encoding cytochrome b562, with the protein MKLRRLLLLSSLAALLTLPTAARADEEEHTPLGEQMEVMGDAFRDLRRSVREADRNAESLELLATIREAAVKSLDYEPEYAADIPEAQRADFIKKYHEDMKVFLTVIDDVASALKAGDNAKAEALVGEMRSAQRSGHKAYRRPKD; encoded by the coding sequence ATGAAACTCCGTCGTCTGCTCCTTCTCTCCTCCCTCGCCGCCTTGCTCACACTCCCCACCGCCGCCCGTGCCGATGAGGAGGAACACACGCCCCTCGGCGAACAAATGGAGGTCATGGGCGACGCCTTCCGCGACCTGCGCCGCTCGGTCCGTGAGGCCGATCGCAACGCGGAGTCCCTCGAGTTGCTCGCCACCATCCGCGAGGCCGCGGTCAAGAGCCTCGACTACGAGCCGGAATACGCCGCCGACATCCCCGAGGCTCAGCGCGCCGACTTCATTAAGAAATACCACGAGGACATGAAGGTCTTCCTCACTGTCATCGACGACGTCGCTTCCGCGCTCAAGGCCGGCGACAACGCCAAGGCCGAGGCCTTGGTGGGCGAAATGCGCAGCGCGCAACGTTCCGGCCACAAGGCCTACCGCCGTCCCAAGGACTGA
- a CDS encoding alkaline phosphatase family protein: MKTSPFRTLLWLGSALAATASVSLFAQEQDASAKPPRLVVGIVVDQMRYDYLTRFQGALGEGGFKRLMREGTQFRSMHYNYAPTGTGPGHAAIWSGAYPATSGISNNDFYDHQLGHEVYCVEDASVTPVGTDAEEGRRSPHRLLVTTVGDELKLATNNRAKVLAISLKDRASVLPGGHFADAAFWFDATTGRFVSSSHYLEELPYWVSDYNGSGRADALMHKPWVLRDEAATYTESLPDDNPFEEPFKGTAAPVFPHDLSAVTPDPREPFKPLATSPWGNVMVRELAQAALEHTDIGRDDTPDVLAVSFSATDYIGHRFSPTSLEVEDTYRRLDDDLAALLETIDATVGLEHTVVFLTSDHGVSFNSSFLRSRGMASARTLDKGAFLSGINAALAEHYSAVDTSTWVAELYKGQIVLDRRAIRVAGYDLEEVSEVLRDRLLEMDGVVDAMTAAELREGALQSGYRALLRRGAHRTRSGDVFAVFAPGSVFGYAHGGAGHSEPFSYDTHAPFLIAGPGIAAGAEVYERVAITQIAPTISALLKINEPAGAFEGPLPLFEP, encoded by the coding sequence ATGAAGACTTCACCGTTTCGCACTCTTCTCTGGTTGGGCTCCGCCCTCGCCGCGACCGCCTCTGTTTCGCTTTTTGCCCAGGAGCAGGACGCGTCGGCGAAACCTCCGCGGCTGGTCGTGGGCATTGTGGTCGACCAAATGCGTTACGACTACCTCACGCGTTTCCAGGGCGCCTTGGGTGAGGGGGGCTTCAAACGTCTGATGCGTGAGGGCACGCAGTTTCGTTCGATGCACTACAACTACGCGCCGACCGGCACCGGTCCGGGTCATGCGGCCATCTGGTCGGGCGCTTACCCGGCGACCTCCGGAATTTCCAACAACGACTTCTACGATCACCAACTGGGCCACGAAGTGTATTGTGTCGAAGACGCCTCGGTCACGCCGGTGGGCACCGACGCCGAGGAGGGGCGCCGCTCGCCGCACCGGCTGCTCGTGACCACGGTGGGCGACGAGTTGAAGCTCGCCACCAACAACCGCGCGAAGGTTCTGGCCATCAGCCTCAAGGATCGCGCGAGCGTGCTGCCGGGCGGTCATTTCGCGGATGCCGCGTTCTGGTTTGATGCCACCACGGGGCGCTTCGTGAGCTCGTCGCACTACCTTGAGGAGCTGCCGTATTGGGTAAGTGACTACAACGGCAGCGGCCGGGCCGATGCGCTGATGCACAAGCCGTGGGTCTTGCGGGATGAGGCGGCGACCTACACGGAGAGCCTGCCCGACGACAACCCGTTCGAAGAACCCTTCAAGGGCACGGCCGCGCCGGTGTTCCCGCACGACCTGAGTGCGGTGACGCCCGATCCGCGGGAACCCTTCAAGCCGCTGGCGACCTCGCCGTGGGGTAACGTGATGGTGCGGGAACTGGCGCAGGCGGCGCTCGAGCACACCGACATCGGGCGCGATGACACGCCCGACGTGTTGGCCGTGAGTTTTTCGGCCACGGATTACATCGGCCATCGCTTCAGCCCGACCTCCCTCGAGGTCGAAGACACCTATCGCCGACTCGACGACGACCTGGCGGCGTTGTTGGAAACGATCGATGCCACCGTGGGGCTGGAGCACACGGTGGTTTTCCTGACCTCTGACCATGGCGTTTCCTTTAACTCCTCCTTCCTGCGTTCGCGCGGTATGGCTTCGGCGCGCACCTTGGACAAAGGTGCCTTCCTCTCTGGGATTAACGCCGCCTTGGCAGAGCACTATAGCGCGGTCGACACCTCGACGTGGGTGGCGGAACTCTACAAGGGACAGATTGTATTGGACCGCCGCGCGATTCGCGTCGCGGGTTACGATTTGGAAGAGGTAAGCGAAGTTCTGCGTGATCGGCTGCTGGAAATGGATGGCGTGGTGGATGCGATGACGGCTGCGGAATTGCGCGAAGGCGCGCTGCAGAGTGGCTACCGCGCGCTGCTGCGGCGAGGGGCTCACCGCACGCGCTCCGGCGATGTCTTTGCGGTCTTCGCGCCGGGATCCGTTTTCGGTTACGCGCACGGCGGCGCCGGTCACAGCGAACCGTTTTCCTACGACACCCACGCGCCCTTCCTGATCGCCGGTCCGGGCATCGCGGCTGGGGCGGAGGTCTATGAGCGCGTAGCCATCACCCAGATCGCTCCCACGATTTCGGCGCTGCTCAAGATCAACGAACCGGCCGGTGCCTTCGAGGGACCGCTGCCGCTCTTCGAGCCCTGA